The region TTACCAAGGAAATGTTAAGCTATGACTATATTGATTTATCTATGATCAAACATAGCTATATTATATTCTCTATGGAATAGTCTATATAAAACATCTATACACTATATTATGTTTCTAAGGCATTTTACCAAACATATGGAgtgaagttttttttattttcttaatccaTGAGCATTGTTACATAAAACTTAATCTTTAATTTCAAAAAGTTTCAATCTAAAATGAGCAATAGTCAGCTAAAAATCCAATCTCACAGTCAAATTTTATAGTAAGAGCCCAAAGAAATTACTTCTTCAACATATTGGATTAAGTTTGTATTTACGCATCTAGAAATTGAATGAAGGCATAACAGAATAGTACTCACTTTTGTTGCATAGCCCCAAAAATCTCATATGGCAATTAAAAGTCAACAATTTGGTCCCTTTGTTTCCAAGTTGTAAACCGTCTAAACTCTCCATAATTGCTATCATTTGCAAGCCACATTTTTTCAAACATTCCCATCGACAGCAACAAAATTCTCATTGATATAGTTGAACTCAATTaaactttcttttatatataaatatatatttatacatatatacatttatatactAGGGGAAAAGAGCAttattgatattattttataTGCCCAAAACAATTAGGTCCTATAGCAAAATAATTCTCTAAGAGAGAAATTAGATATTTAGAAAACAAACCTCATTTTCTCGAAAATGCATATCTTGAGCACCCATATAGTTGCATAATATTGATTCTTTACATCCATCTGAATATCCAAACAAGCCATAAATCACCACCCTagaaatagaaataatttttacattaaaaacaaaatttcatCATTGATATATTGACCCagcaatttttttaataattttttttatggatgCAAGTGGTCTAGGCTCTAGACCCCATATAATTACCAGCAGAATAACGTAAAGCTATTTAACACTATCAATCTAAGCACTTAAGATATTCCATCATAAAGATAGACATATACATAGAACACTTGCTAATTATTAATTGTtgcttatatatgtatatatatatacataatagatTTAAAAGAAAGTACAGGAACAAATGGATACCTGGTAGCGATAGGCACAAAAAAATTCTAATCCCATTTAGTCCTTCAAAGGAcccaaaatgatttttttatatattaaacaGAAGGCTATTAATGTCCAATTTCTGGTTTGCAATCCCAAATTTACGAACCTCAAGGATAATCGTGGAAATTGCCATTTGGAAgccacaaataataataataataataataataatagacatAAAAATTAGAGAAGAGGAAGATGATATAGTGACCTTAAAATCTTTGCTGGCGATGAAGAAACTTCTGGAACAGAGATTTTGAAAAGGACTAACCCCTCTCCATTATGAAGAAATAAACCTTTATGGTAGCCCTAGCCATGGCCAAGAGGAGGCACTGGAGCAAAAAAAATTAGTGAAAGAAAAGAAGAATGGCTATGACTATCTGTGTACCATCAGTGGGAAACGATACAGAGGATAGAACAAGCCATCCATGGGGAAAAGACAGAAGAGAGAATGATTAGGGTTGTCTTTGTGTGGTAaatgatagaaatagaaattgGGGAATAGAGAGTTAGTGAAATATTAAAAATTTCTGCTTATTTTCTCATTTCCCGACCGAGAGGATAGGTCTACGGGAAACCGAGAGAGATAGACCATGAACGGACCAGGAACGGAAAGACGAAGAACGATTGAAGATTGAAGGGACCGAGAGACCAGGAAGGGGAAGACCGAAGAATGATTGAGGAAATGGGTATAGGGGAAATGGGTACACGGGTTGAAAAATGTTAAGTCAAAAAAAGTTAAATCATTTGGCGGTACCTTATTTTAAGTTGCCGCCTGAAATTTTTTTCCCttacaataactctttttaaattctATTATAAttatgtgttatggtaatgggtgtttggtgtagtgttaGGCCTGTGTAAACTTCTCATCGTACCTCTACTAGGCATCTCCCTTCTCACTAACCTACGAAAGTGAAATTATGCTCCTAGTTGAGACCTTGGTAATGTCACAAAGGAAAACAACATTTGCCCTGGAGTGGAATCGTGATTTGCTTAATACATCACTGGATCTAATCGAAGAACGGAGAGAAGAATCATAGATACAACTTGCCCATTATCAGCAATGGGTGACACGTTACTTTAACTCAAAGTTCAAGTAGCGAAGACTCGAACTGGGAGATTTAATGCTTAAAAGGGTGTTCTTAGCCAACAAAGACCCTAAGGATGGTGTTTTACaactgaactgggaaggaccatatcagattgtGGAGATTTTGAGAGGGTACCTTCAGACTAGCTCGGTCTAATGGAAAGGCAGTTCCATAAACTTGGAATGCCTTACATCTAAAAAGTACTATCAGTAATAGGGTTTATTTGTTGGATTCAGtttttgttatcatttttgtaACGCTTGATGATAAAGaccatatatttttatttatcttttaatcaaTAAAAGGTTGTTATATAGTTTAAACAAAGTAATAGAatgttgttgacggtgaaatctcgtcaacgatataaggttagaaaactaagactatattgccaaatgtatctcagaagaagatggagaaaacttgaaagagtaaatgtgtagaactgcaatggagtcgaaattgtatattacttaacagccttagcatacaatcaattttccaaccccttttctagaggggtgatgacctatttatactggagctctaatggctccccatacattgtggtcccaggggacaagattgtacagaGGTACATTGttagggtagtggcacaggtcgtggtggagcagaaggttatggtgtcggcctggtacatagtcagaggtatgcatgtagtgcttccactctctatacaaatctgtacctccactacttgtaggacacagatgtcagagtcatgcctttgacctttttcagggttgtacatcccatgcttgtacatttatctcatccctagtggtcccctttacctaaatatcttctctaggtttctttatattttagtaagtgtcgatccatacttcttttatcccgtccttacctccaagtaggaggcctggaaataggcatgtacgaggcttggggatgggtctcacaaggcaatacccttggtgcctaagtgagtacccatgtatgacccgggcattcacgaggcttggacatgggtctcacaaggcgtgaTGGGGTTGCATGAGAGCCACAAGACGATGGTGGTACGAGGCTCCTTAGTGTGGTCATACCTCGCGAGACGCACACGAGCGTGGTGAGGTGTGTCTTGCTGTGCGAGGCATTGGCGCGCATCTGGGTCGCGAGGCGCGCGGGTGAGGGcaacctcgcatagtgagacccttgtggccttggcaggcgcatgcaggggaagggtagcctcgcatgcgggggaagggcagcctcgcatagttagacccttgtggccttggcaggcgcatgcgggggaagggtagcctcgcatgcgggggaagggcagcctcgcatagtgggacccttgtggccttggcaggcgcatgcgggggaagggtagcctcgcatgcgggggaagggcagcctcgcatagtgagacccttgtggccttggcaggcgcatgcgggggaagggtagcctcgcatgcggggaaagggcagcctcgcatagtgggacccttgtgaccttggcaggcgcatgcggggggaagggtagcctcgcatgcgggggaagggctaCCTCAAATAGGGAGACCTTTGTGGCCTTGGCaagcgcatgcgggggaagggtagcctcgcatgcgggggaagggcagcctcgcatagtgggacccttgtggccttggcaggcgcatgcgggggaagggcagcctcgcatagcgagacccttgtggccttggcaagcgcatgcgggggaagggtagcctcgcatgcgggggaaggacAGCCTGGCATAgtgggacccttgtggccttggcaggcgcatgcgggggaagggtagcctcgcatgcgggggaagggcagcctcgcatagtgagacccttgtgcgtGGTCGGGGGGTGCATGGCGTGAGGCCCTTGATGCGCCTGTCCCCTTGTGACCCGTAGCTTGGCCTCctagcctagcaaggccatacttcacagcccacaaggtgatgcttcccttgggataaTCTCCCGAtttcacaagacttacaggtctgagcctgataatgtgactaagtgcgtattttaaccatttactggggatttttttcttggtggatttttggcatccacaaatgtttctttattttttaatcttgtTTAAGTACATGTGTTAAAGCCATCTAGAATATTTATAGATTTTGGCCACTTGGGGCATATAACCCCTAGTATAGTCTTCGAAACATTCtgcaaatttaaaaaatttagcaacttagaatttggaaatctAGTGGATTTTTAAGGCTCGAATTTTCAAAGTAATTTCGAATATGAACTAAGTTAGGAAAATTCAAAGCATAAGAAAAATCTTGGAATTTAACTAGGTACAACAAATCCTAGAACTAAACCACGTCTGAGGCCTTAATACTAACATGTATACGTAATTAAACTgctggatacaaccaagtccacGAATTGAAATTAACTGGTCAAGCCATCAGGCATATGTCGCGATCTAAAAAAGCATTCCCTATAACTATGCAAGTGTATAAAACTATGAAAGTTTAAAAACACTATAATAACTAATAGAAGGGAGATAGCATAAAGATTGAgtataatataaacatatatataaaaaatatgtaaattGAAAACGATGACAATTAACCTCAAACTACGCCCTAAGGCAATTGTCTCAGCCTAAAATCCCTTGTTACAAGGGATGGAAGTATCCCCAAAAAACAAGTATTAAAACAAATAAACCTCAACCCTGAGCTCCGGCAACATGCCCTTGGATGAGAcctcatcttcttctccatcttcgCCAACTCCGTATCCCATGTCAACTATTTCTGCGAGTCCTTTGCCATCTGCTCTTGGAATTATGTGAGGTAATGCTCACAGAGTTTGACATCAAGAAAAGTGAAGTCCCCGTCCTAGTTGAAACACCAGAACATGTAAAAAATCGTTTCCAATGCGCCCTCCAACTCCACAACGCCCCCCTCCACCTTAAGCTTTATTTCCTTGATCTGGGCAGCATTCTCCCTAACCTTTAGTTGGTGTCTCTCGACCACATTCTAAAGCTAGTCGCAGCTTTGGATCAATTACAAAGCCTGCGCTTTGGAAATCTTTTCTTTATTATGAGAAATCTCCAAGATCACTTTTACATATTCATGCTCCATTGCAGTTTGTTCCGCCTCGACGAGGGGAGAGCAAATCTACTCTTCAGCTCGGATCTGGGTGAAGCAAGATTGCATTGAAATTCAAAtaagaaattaaaattatatatatgagCAGTTTAAAAGACAATCAGAGAACTCATGTTCAAAGACATCCCTAATGTGAAGTCAGGGAAGGCCGTGGAAGAATTATCTTCAATAGCCTCCGTATCCCTTCAAGTTAGATGGCTAATATGCCCAACCAAGTGACTGGTGATACCGTGGAGTGGAGCCAGCACTTTGGATGCTTGTTCGCCTAAATGGGAGGACCTGACACTGCAAGGGAACAACCTAGGGAACTGAGGAGGCGTCCTGGGGAATGGGAGGAGAAGTTTCCTTACTTGTTATCGTGGAAGACCTTGTCTGTTATTGGGAAGAGGCGGCCTCCTTTGCTTTCGGGGGAGTTTCCATCGAAACTCCAGTGCCAGATATGTTCTTCTTGAGGACCTATTGTCTCTTAATGATAGGGCCGGAGCTGGTGAATGCATTTTTCAGATTCATATCGTCTTTTGCTAAATGACCAAAAGAGTTGGACAAAGTCTAATTATGTAAACAACAAAGAGTAAAATTACAAGAGTCCTACCCTCTAAACTATAGGAGGAAACTACAATGATTAGCTCCAGATTGGGTACCGGGCTAGCCACAGTGAGGAATTCTAACTCTTGGATTGTTTGGGGGTGGGGAAGACTCTAAGAAAGTTTAATTGGGAACCCTTTCAGGCTAGATCTCCTCATCTGGACTAGGTTCGAATATGGTTTCCGTAAAGACTGGGGTAAAAGCGTCGTAATCTAAGGAGTACCCAGGATGAAGGATTGTCCTATATTGTTCAAAAATGGTTGACCTAAAATGGAAGGAGTTATCTACAATTACTGTATATTTAGGGTAGGCAAGATCAATGCGGAGGACTTGGAGGTCGACACATTATTGCAATGTGACATCCATGTCTTGATCCTCATGGGGCCAAGTCATAACCTTGCTTGGTTTTTGTCAGGATAATACAAAACTAGCAGCAACCTGCTTAATTTTgctataagggttaccttggccagaggtgtCGGCTGCTGTCCCCGACTCTGCACGACCTTGGTTACTATTCTGTTCACCTTGAACATTTCTCCTATTCACTAAACTGTGACTTATTCTTCTTCCTCGACCTCTTCAACAACTGCTAGATGCCTCTTAGGACCTCAAGGTTTATTGGCCAAGGTTTTACCATCCTTGATGAAACCACaagccaacatggtggcatcaATCACTACGGCTCGATACTCCTTTCAGCAGAAGAAGCAGAAATGAGATTCTGATACTAACCCATGCGGACCGGAGAAGCCACATACCTTTTCTAAATAGTTGCACAAGGAAATAACTAAATCAAAACAAGTCAACACTTAACAATAAAAACTCAAATAAGGTTTAAGGAAAAGATACTTAGGAGGCCGGTTAAAGTAGCGGTGCTCCCAAGttcggaacccattcgacatgaaGAACTAGTTCTTGTAGTCACTAGGATGGCAAAGGTGGTCGATGATGCTAGCAGAATTTGGGGACCGGGTGAGGTAATAGAAATTGTCACCTCTTGTATTGGTGTCTAGGTTGGGCTTCagatagaaaaaataaaattatcctCTAGAGTGGGATCCTGAAATGGGGCGAGCTTCACGAAATTCAGAAATTTCGTGTAGTAGGAGCTCAGGGGAAGGAATGCACCTGCatttaggtgctcatcactccaggccccaAAGTTATCCTCTAAAGGGCTACAACTCCACTCAACATCCAAAGCAGGCCAAGCATAAAACATGGAGTCCGTCTCAATCTCGTAGCCCCTCATTATTTTTTCAATGTGTTTTTTGCTCGCCTGATTACAAAACGACTAGTTAGAGGTGACCTAGGGATGTAACCTAGTTTTAAGAACATGCGAGAGGGAGACCTAAGGATTAAAGGCTTCACAAATCAAACTAAATATTATAGGGGCTGAAAACTTATCTGAAACCCTAATATGTGTATCCAAACATCCCCCTAATTCACGTGCCCTAATCTTGAGAGGTACAGTCACATCGGAAGTCGCGAATCAGATCAGTTGTTTTAAAAGGTGATTTTTATGAAAACCCACCCAAGAACTTTGTCGCTTAAGCTACCCTATTTCAGACTTGAAACCCTTAATTTGTTGGCCCAAATTGCTATCCTTTCAACCTataaacccagaaaaaaaacctAGATAGTTGCCTATTTTGTGCCTTACATTCTATCATTTTTGGTCCTATAAGAGCACTACATGAAAAATATCTTACCATACAATTTCTAAAATActatcatttaaaatataaaatgttAAATCTAATGCCATGTCATCCCATGTTCTAATAAGTCCCCACTATTTTACAACGATTTAAAAATGTGATGCCGGTCTGCAATAGAAACTAATACTATagaattttataaatttaatagaAAGATGTCATGACATTTTGTGTCTGTCATATCTGCTTACGTGCACATCACAAATGCTGACCTATGATGACGTTACCAAATGTTATCTTTAATACTTTTCATAGAATTTTTTTAACATGAAAATTTTTACTAGACTTTATTTGTCATTTATTTGCATTATTTATTATATGCAATTACACTATACATTTATATTTAAGAAATAATTAAGtttcttttttttaaattttttcttATAGTATCCTTACATACACTTGGCTCAATAATATAAATCAACTTGAAAGAAATAATAATGAGAacaaattcataaaaattaatttaaattatattttacacATTATATATAGTAGTTTGAACAAGTCATAAAGCTACAACATCAATATCGCAAAGTACTAAACtacattttaataaaataatttaaaaataaaaagtggTCGAAACAAAATAATCCAGCAATATTGCCTAGCCCAACTAATCCAAAATATTACAACATATTCACTTGTGTTTGTGCGAAGAcaataacaaaaagaaaacataataaatcactcaagtaaaaatagaacaaaacacaacataaaaagaagaataaaaaaaattccacAATAAACATATGATAAGATAGAGTGATTAAGTATCATCACCAAAGGGAAAATTACATAATGAATATACATAATTAGAAAAGGGAAAACATACAATATACTTGGCAATCAAAAATAAGTTTATTAAAATGACCCAACAATTTAAACcattgcatgaggtgtttcctcAAGCTCATGCATGATCATAGATTTTGCATTAGCTATTGGCCAAAATTTATAAAGAATTAAAAAAAGTGCTCACTATGCATAAAGTGTTCAttgtgaaattccgtttttagtaattaccaaattaattaaaccaagtaaattaattaaagtgcggaatggtaattagctgtttacacagattacagttctgtcgggacagacaccaaacttgtcacgacagaaactgaacacaataaaaagacagtgcaaaacaataaagaacacaacgaatttttacaaggttcagaaaccctttcggataacctactccttggggccacacccagagaataaaaccaattaataaagaatcacaagtacaaaaacattgacttaaacaaaacaagactccctcttgagatttgccgcaacttattgtaattctcttcactaatctgatcttgattgaaatgctcaaccacttgaactcccttcagtggccagcgagtgcttgcatcctcccgatgcaaggcttgtaaaaaatcttctcccgaagactataaatgttgtgttcaaattacaatgtgtattcactcatgaatatggtataaactcaccactaaaaactaaacacacataattctacaagatcacgtgaatacttatgatcttgaatacaaagaggaactctcacaaatattacaataaggctcacgaataatgcaccaaagagttcacttttctcactgcctttagagccctatttatagagtctttttcgtgctcacaaaggcagagaaagaattcttctaataaaggcaagaatcacagaagatattcttgattgtcaaagagttgccttatttagaagatgctgatccgacagatgcgatatcggtggggacagctcagacctgtgtcagatcaaaacaagctcaaaaaggaaacaataattaatgatattaagaaccagtttcctgattgcaatccttgagctgcaagaaaatatatcagcaaataatccaaaaataactttgggtaagtacagaatatttgcaataaactttgtttcctttataaacaaaatgagacaatatatgctaaataaggaagcatattattgACCAAAAAACACACAAGAGGAAAGAGGGTTTCCCAAAAATGAAATAAAGGAAACCACATATTTCCAAACAAATCCGAACaatataataaaggaaaacatctatttttcgaaaattataataaaaggaaaacaaatatttccgaaaattataataaaaggaaaacaaatatttccgaaaattataataaaaggaaacaattaaatcaaccaatttctcttttaagaaaaacgatatttctataaaaatgccaattataggatttacaatctccccctttggcaattttatagacaaggaatatctatttttaaaagatccctgcaaaacacaagtaagtgcttaaaatcataagagtcacaaaataataaaaaaaaaagactccCCCTGCGAAAGATAACCAAAGCACAGTTAACAAAAGAAACCAATTATAACCAGCAGGTTAACATAATCAAAGTACCAAAAATAGACTCATTCTTTCCCCCTCATTGTCTgaaaaaatgccaaagaacaagtaaatgaaaccaaaagaaagacacattaagtgttcttttacaaataacaaaagaaaaatagatcaaaggTACTGAGATCATCATGGGGCAGGAGAGCTGGATGCATTAAGAGTGGCCAatgaagcaagaatttggcgctgagttTCCTCCATGAGAGAGAACCGGACAGAAAGACTGGTAATTCCTGTGTGGACAGCACCAAGATCAGTTGGGACAGCAGGAGTGCCAGTCACAAAATTTCCAGAAGCACGACTAGCCAGATTAATTCCTTTGACTTTTTGAGCAGTGGACGGAGCATGATCATCTTTGACAGTATAGGTGggaccaaccaaaggagaagtcaaggtctcatgagacttcttcaaaggacgttGAGAGTCCAAAAGCTTGTAAATGACCTgaggaaacatcaagtgttgtcCCTTACGTTTGGCACCACTTAGAGACATGATTTGGTCAAAAATAACAGCTCCAAGATCTATGGCGACTCTAGTACCAATTTTGAACAACAGGAAGGCCATATCTTGTGTGATGGTGGAggaatgagtggtaggcatccaattaaacatagcAAATTTGAAAATAGCACCATAGAAATGAGTGAGATCGGTGACTCGAAGAGAGGtgcttggttcccacaccatagcctgACCAACCAGTTCAGACAAAACTTGGTCCTTTGCAAattcaatagaatcatcaatctccacAGGGACGAGATTGAGAGCCTTAGAAATTTCGGACGTGCTAAAGTTATACCAATTACCCCTAACATATACTTTATGGAACATGAAAGAAGATTGGTCtaataactcatcattcaaatttgcataaaattctttaacaactcgaggcacaaacccatcaaacccagacaaggatcgcaaccaacctctttcctctaaagtaagcaataccccaaaaacacgatgaggagcaaaaagaaaATTTCGCTCACTAATAAAATGGCGATGGTCATAGAATtgcatgttcttctcattatcattaaaacagaatGTAAGAGAGTgggctttgaaagaacctgagtTACGAGCAGGAGCACCTTTTTGCTTCGCAAGTTTGGACGACAATTCAGGAAATGCCAATGGAGTGGTGCCTTTTGGGTCCGATGCAACTGGAGAGGCTTCAGATGGGTCTTCTTCAGAGTCAGTTTCCTCAGCCAAATCATCAAGAGGAACTTCAGGATTGGGCTCGGTCAAAGAAGGGTCCAACTCAGGCTGAGAGTCTTCCGACTCGGGAGAGACTTCCTCCGATGAGGTGCATGGGGGAAGATTGATTTTGGCCTTTAATTTAAAAcgagataaaggagatgaatcagagatggagctggtacctttAGATTTAGCCACTTTGGCCTTTTTCCCTTTCTTCGACCCAACAACTTTGGACTTACGTTTGCCCCATGCCTTGGGTGTCAACACATCAGGTGATAGTGAGGATTCAGAGTCATGATCAAATGGAACAGACACATCTTCAGTGGAAATTGATTTGGACTGACTAGTTCCCAAGGCCGGTTTGGCTTTTATTTGACCTTCGGAAGAGGCGAGTGAAACCGTCGATGCTGGAATTTGCTCAGCATCCAAATTCGGGAACGTAACTCCTTTGCTAGAAGCACCAAAAACAGACGAACTTATTGGACccgaaagagcaagaaccttctttcttgctgtggttttagAACGACGGCCTGGAGTAGGAGAGACAGCAGGGATTGATGCTGGGACCGAAGGAGTGGCAGTGGGAACAGATTCAGGAAGTGTCTCCTGCTGAGATTTCATACACTTGGAAGATGAACCATGGcctcgagtcttcatggctgctaagagagaaacaagtgaaacacacaaagaaagaaaCCCTAAACACTTCGGTTATATGTGAGGGATTTAataggaaaaacactgattataaaacaaccaaagggactccgaatatataaagtattcggaacacaaatgaggcaagttcaa is a window of Humulus lupulus chromosome 4, drHumLupu1.1, whole genome shotgun sequence DNA encoding:
- the LOC133832528 gene encoding endochitinase A1-like, whose amino-acid sequence is MKTRGHGSSSKCMKSQQETLPESVPTATPSVPASIPAVSPTPGRRSKTTARKKVLALSGPISSSVFGASSKGVTFPNLDAEQIPASTVSLASSEGQIKAKPALGTSQSKSISTEDVSVPFDHDSESSLSPDVLTPKAWGKRKSKVVGSKKGKKAKVAKSKGTSSISDSSPLSRFKLKAKINLPPCTSSEEVSPESEDSQPELDPSLTEPNPEVPLDDLAEETDSEEDPSEASPVASDPKGTTPLAFPELSSKLAKQKGAPARNSDQSSFMFHKVYVRGNWYNFSTSEISKALNLVPVEIDDSIEFAKDQVLSELVGQAMVWEPSTSLRVTDLTHFYGAIFKFAMFNWMPTTHSSTITQDMAFLLFKIGTRVAIDLGAVIFDQIMSLSGAKHDHAPSTAQKVKGINLASRASGNFVTGTPAVPTDLGAVHTGITSLSVRFSLMEETQRQILASLATLNASSSPAP